Below is a window of Leifsonia sp. NPDC080035 DNA.
GCGAGAGAGGCCGCGTCCGCGACGTCGCAGCGGATGTGCTCGCCGATGCCGCCCGGCTCCAGATCCAGCCCGAAGACCAGGGCGCCCTCGGCGGCAAGCCGGGAGGCGATCCCGCGTCCGATGCCGCTGGTCGTCCCGGTGACAGCGGCCACCCTGCCCTCGAAGCGGCCGGCGCTCATGCCGCCGCCCACGGGTCGACGACGGCCTTCAGCACGTCGTCCGCGCGGCTCTCGATGAGCGCATAGGCGTCGGCGACGCCGTCCAGCCCCACGGTGTGCGTGACGAGCTCCTCGAACGGATGGTCGCCGCGCTCCAGCAGCCGGATCGCCGGCTCGAAGCCGCCGGCGGAGAGGAAGGAGGGCAGCACGTCGATCTCGCGGGTCAGCAGCTCCTCGTCGGCCAGGAAGGTCACCGGTGCGCCGGCGCCACATGCCCCGGCGAGAACCACGCGGCCGCCGCGCCGCACCAGCCGCACCGCCTGCTGCTGCGCCGCCGTCGCGCCCGCGATCTCGATCACGACGTCCGCGAGTGACCCGCCGAGCGCATCCCGCACCGCCGCCTCCGGGTCGTCGCCGCGGGCGCTGACGGTCGCGTCGGCGCCGAACCGCTCCGCGAGGCGCAGCCTGCTCTCCCGGGTGCCGGCGACCACGACGCGCCCCGCTCCCGCCGATCGGGCGGCGGCCGCCGCGAGGATGCCGACCGGCCCCGGTCCGATCACGACGACGCTCTCGCCGGGCTGCAGGCGCGCCCGGGCGAGCGCCCGGCAGGCGACCGCGAGCGGCTCGACGAGCACGGCGCGCCGCCAGGGCAGTTCGTCGGGCAGCCGGTGCACGATGGCCTCCCTCGGCACCCAGAGGTGCTGCGCATAGCCGCCCCAGAGTCCGGGCTGCACCGTGCGCGGGATGTTGACACCGAGCTGCCGGCCGCGGGCGAGGCCGGTTGCCATGTCATCCGCCTCGCAGAGGTTGTACCGGCCCTCGCGGCAGCGCGCACACGTGCCGCACGGCAGTAGCATCTCGACGGCGACGTGGTCCCCGGCACTCAGGCCGCGGCGCTCCGACGTTGCCGCGCCGATCGCCGCGACCTCGCCCACGAACTCGTGGCCGGGGACGAGCGGGAACGGGTCCCCGATGTGCCCGGCGAGCAGGTGCAGGTCGGTGGCGCAGATCCCCACGAGCGCGACGCGC
It encodes the following:
- a CDS encoding alcohol dehydrogenase catalytic domain-containing protein encodes the protein MGTDTYATATHRPAADGLPLPSTSRQVVFPERGAIETATIALPSPGEDDLVLRVALVGICATDLHLLAGHIGDPFPLVPGHEFVGEVAAIGAATSERRGLSAGDHVAVEMLLPCGTCARCREGRYNLCEADDMATGLARGRQLGVNIPRTVQPGLWGGYAQHLWVPREAIVHRLPDELPWRRAVLVEPLAVACRALARARLQPGESVVVIGPGPVGILAAAAARSAGAGRVVVAGTRESRLRLAERFGADATVSARGDDPEAAVRDALGGSLADVVIEIAGATAAQQQAVRLVRRGGRVVLAGACGAGAPVTFLADEELLTREIDVLPSFLSAGGFEPAIRLLERGDHPFEELVTHTVGLDGVADAYALIESRADDVLKAVVDPWAAA